The Streptomyces rimosus genomic interval GCTGCGGGGCGATGACATAGTTGGCCCGGTCCACGGTGTGCGCATACCAGCCCACGAGCCGAGCCACCGCCGCCGTACGGCACTCCTCGCTGAGCTCGGCGGCCAACTCTGCCGCGTACTCGCGCAGCAGGTCGTGTGCGCGGAACCGGTCCGCGCCGACTTCCTCCAGCAGATGCACCGCCACCAGCGCGTCCAGCAGGCGCCGAGCGCGGCCCCGCTCACGACGGAGCAGTGCCGCCGCGGCGTCGGTACTGATCGTGGCGCCGGGGTACAGGCCGAACAGGCAAAATGCCCGCGCGGCCTCGGGTTCCAGGTCCTGGTAGGAGCCCGCGAGTATCGGCCGGATCGCCAGATGCGGGTCCCCCGCGTCCGCGAGAGCGTCCAGTCGGCCAGCATCCAGCTCGGCGACGGAGCCGGCCACAGTGCGGTACGGGTGCCCGGCCAGGCGCTCCGCAGCGATCCTCAGCGCGAGCGGCAGGTGAGCGCACCTCGCAGCCAGCGCGCGTACGGCCTCGGGGTCCGAGTCGGCTCTGGGGCCGATGACCGCGCTAAGAAGGTCAGCCGACTCGGCCGGGTCCATCGGGCCGAGGCAGACGCGGTGCGCGCCGGTCCGTACGGTGAGGCGGGTGAGGCGGCGTCGGCTCGTGACGATGACGACGCTCGCGGGTGCCCCGACCAGCAACGGTTCGACCTGGTCGGCGTCGGCCGCGTTATCCAGGACGAATAGGGTGGGGCGGCCCTCTGCCAGCGTGCGCACGATGGCGGCGCGCTCTTCGAGGCCGGGCGGGATGCGGTCTGCGGCGACGCCTACCGAGAGCAAGAAGCGTTCCAGCACCTGAGCTGGAGCGACCGGCCTGCCATCCAGCGCGTGGCCCTGCAGGTCGGCGAAGAACACGCCGCCAGCGAACTTATGGGCGATCTTGTGTGCCCACTGCACGGCGAGCGTGCTCTTGCCGACACCGGCTGGCCCATCGATGGCGATGATGTACGAGCCGTCGGCGGTGGCCGGGGTCTTCAGGGAGCTGTCCAGGGCGAACAGGTCGCGGTCGCGGCCGACGAAGTGGCTCGCGCGAGGAGGGAGCTGGGCGGGGCGAAGGAGGCCGTGGACATCGGGCTGAGCCGCCTGGGCAAGCGTGACGAGTTCCGTGCCCGTGCCAAGTAGGGCGTCACAGCGGGTGGCGAAATCGTGGCCGGGAGGCACCTTGCCGTTCTCGACGCGGCTGATCCAGCCAGGCGTGTAGGACAGGGCGCGCGCCAGGCCGCGGCACGAGTACCCTGCCGCTGATCTGCGGGTTCTCAGAACTTCTCCGAACCTTTTCGCCCCGGCTGGGTTGCTCATGGCACCTGCCCTCGTGTCGGTGTGGCCGATTGTCATATGCCGAACGTCTGTGCGGTATCCCCAGGGCTGGGGTCCGGAACACCTTCGGGAGGTCACCGGGCCGTACGTGGCCAGGGTGACGAACCGCCCAAAGGGTGCGGGCCGACCGCCACGAGCGGCGGTCGGCCCGCCCGTCCCTCGCCCACCCCATGGGGCGTTCGCTGTGGCGAGGGACGTGGGACGCGGCTGCCCGGTCGGAAGTGCGCCGAGCAGCCGCCGCGGGGCCAGGGCTATCCGTAGCCGTCAACCGGGCCCCGCGTCCGTGTCGCCCCGAGCGTAGAAAGGCGACACGGAAGCTCTGCGCGCTGCAGTCGCGCTGCGGAGGAGGGTGAGCACCGCCGCGAGGCGCTCCGGCTGTGCCAGGTAGGTGCCGCCCCAAGGGTGCGGCTTCACCCACCGCAGCCCATCGCTACGGGCGGCATGCGGCACGATCAGAGACCCGGACGTGCGCACCACGACCGTCGGCTGGAGTTGATGCCACAACCAGGCGGTCGGGTTGGCGCTGCCCCGAGGGATCAGCCACCATGCCCGGCCTTGCCGCGGGTCGACGATCGCGGGCGCCTCTACGCGCCGCAACTGGCGGACCCAGGCGGCCGTCTCGGCCGGGGCCTCGACCACGTCCCAGACGTCTCCGATCGGCACCACGGCTGTGCCGTCGCCCGGCGGAGCCGTCCACGGCTCGTTCATGTCGGTCACCTCCGGCTCTTCGAGAGGAACTGCTGCCACTCGCCCTCGGTGAGCGACCATGGCGGCTGCTCCGCGCAGGGCTGGCACAGGAGCAGCACCCAGCCGGGGCCAGAAAGATCAGCTTCGTGCACCTCGGCCAGGTCATCGGTCGCCGAGCAGCGGTTGCTGCACGTATCAGCCACGGGGGCCTCCCGAGGCAACGCCATACACGAGGGCTCCGAGCAGCGCCACGACAACGAGGACGTACACGGCCTGGCGCCGCCGGTCAGCCATCGGACCGGTTGACGAGCGCGGCGTGAGACCGCTCGTCGGACTCGTCGAATGTCGTCGCCACGTAGCCGCCGGCCTTGGCGACGCGCTGCTGCAGTGCGAGGCGCAGATCGCCGTCGCGGGCGAGGCGGTCCCACGTGTGCACCAGGCAGATCACCGGCCGCCGCGGGGCCTGCGTCCGCATGATCTCCAAGAGGGCCGTGAGTCGAGGGCGTTCGGGGCTCAGCGCGTCATCCCCGCGGTCGACCCACTCGTCCGCGATCTGCCAGTCGTGACGCCTGGCGTAGGTACGGCAGCCTTCGAGCCGCATGTCGAGGATGGCGTGGGACCGCGTAGCGTTCCGGTCGTAGATGAGGGCGAGGGGCTTCATGGCATCCCCGTTCGGGATCGCAGGTTGATCGAGTCCTCCAGTGCCGCGCGCAGGGCCTCCGCCTGAGTGAGCCAGTCACCATCTCCAGGACAAACCCTCCAGTGCACCCCCGGACCAGCCGTACGCCGCGCAGGCGGTACCGCGAGAACAGCCCCCGTCGAAAGGAGTCGCGTACCAGGGACGTCCCACTGGTCAACGGAGCCCGGCGCGATGAACCAGTACAGAGCGCACTGGGGATCGTCGATGACGGCGCCGCATCGCGTACCGAGGATCCCGATGGCGGGCCCGCCGATGGAATGCGGTACGCGGACCGCGTCCCAACTGGCGCCGACCTCTGACAAGCTCTTGTCCGGCCCCAGACAGCTCGGCGGTGACATCGCGGCTCCTCGACCTCAGCACTCGGAAGTGGAATGTGGCCAAGAATGGACGCACCGCTGCCGCTTGACGAGGACTTACAGAGGACTTCTTACGGCGCCAAAGAGGACTTTCTTACAGTCGCGCGGGTGATGGCTGGCCCGCACAGGGACTTTCGGGGGACACTGGCGCCAACCTTCGGAAGAGAGGTCACCGTGCCGGGGAACGTTCGCCTCAAGTCCGCTCGCGTGGCAGCGGGGTACGCTTCACAGCGCGCACTGGCCGACGCGCTCGGCGTCGACCCGCGCCAGGTACGTAGGTGGGAGTCGGACAACCCACCATGGCCGCAGGCTCCCATCCAGAAGGAACTCACGCGCCTTCTGGGACAGGACATGCGGGCCCTGGGCTTCACCCCACCCGAGGGACACGAACCCGCCTCGCCGAGGCGCCAGAGCCCGGCAAACATCCCGGTCGAAGGCAGCCTGCCAGTCGTGCCGTCGCATCCGCCCACGACCATGCAACCTCCGAGCGTGGCCGAGGACTTCGCCGCCGTGACACGAGCGCACCGCCGCATGTACTGGTCTGTCGCGCCGGCAACCCTTCATCCGGCAGCTCTCGCACACACCACCCTCGGGTGCGCGCTCCTGTCCGAGACCGCTGGGGAGACACGACGGGCCGTGGCTGCCGCGCTCGCAGAGACGTATCTGCTCGCCGGGCGCATCGAATTCTTCGACCTCCGCCTGCCCGACAGCGCTGGCCCGACACTGCTGCGGGCCCTGCAGGCCGCTGGCGAGGCAGATGACCACCTCCTCGGCGCGGCCATCTTGGCGCACACCGCCTTCATCCCCGGATGGTCCGGAGACCGGGAAGCCGCCGTAGAGCGCATGGTCGCGGCCCGCACCTACGCCCGGCGCGGTTCCGCTCCGCCTCCGTTGATGGCGTGGCTCGACGCCGTAGAGGCTGAGTGCGAGACCCGCTGCGGAAACGTCCGGACGGCCCTGCACCTGCTCCAACACGCAGAGGACACTCTCGCCGCAGCCTCCCACGCCGACGGCGAGGCGATGCCCGAGTGGATGGATTGGTTCAGCCGTACGCGGTTGGCCGCGTTCAAGGGGAACACCCAATTGCGGGCAGGCCATCTTCCGCAGGCGCGCACCACGCTCCTCGGCGTGCTGGATGAGCTTCCGCCGACAGAAGCGAAGCAGGCCACTGTGGTTCTCGGCGACCTAGCTGCCGTTGAGGCGGCGGCTGGCCGACCTGAGGCGGCGTGCGAGTTCGCGCGCCGAGCCCTCGAACAGTTGGAGACGACCTGGTACGCGACGGGCATGGACCGCATACGAGAGGTCCGCCGCGCCCTGGCCCCGCACCAGCACGAGCAGTGCGTACGGGACCTGGACGAGCGGCTGTACGGATGGACAACGACGGTCAGCGCTCTCGCGCGTTGAACTTCTTGATCGCCTCCGACAGGTCGGCGAGCGACTCGATCCGGAACGTGGGCAGCTCGCGCGCTTCCGCGGTGTTCCACTGGATCGTCGCCCACGGGCCGCGGTGGATGAGCGCCGTGTGCATCCCGCACGCGGCGCCCGGTCGCAGGTCGTTGTCGACGCGGTCGCCGACGTACAGGATCTCGTTGTTCTCGTACGGCACGACCTCGGCGACCCGCTCGAAGAACAGTGGGTCCGGCTTGCTCGCGCCCCAGTCGTCCGAGGTGCCGATCAGGTCCACGTCCTCGGTGAACAGCTCCCGCAGGATGCTGCCTGCCCGTACGGTCTGGTTGCCGGCGATGCCGAGCCACAGTCCGTCGGCTCGGAGCTGGGCGAGTGCCGGGCGCACGTCCGGGTACAGGTCGCCCTCGTCGAAGTGCTCCGGCTGGCCAGCGTCCGCGCGTGCCTGACGCTGCTCGTACAGGTCGAAGCCCGGCTGGAACTCCTGGAACACCTCGCGGTAGTCGCGGCCCTGCGCGATCACCGCCCCGAACATCGCGTGGAACGTATGACGCGGGACACCGAGCCAATCGGCCCACGTCCCGTACTCCCGCGTCTCGTCGACCAGGCACTCACCGACATCGAAGACCACAGCGCGAATCATGCGCGCATCCTACGGCCCCCGAATTACCGGGAGATTGTCAGCGCCTGCCCGTAGCATCGGCAGCATGCCCAGCCTCTGCGCTCCCGCCCCCGCCGCTCCGCGGTCCGTGGCCGAGGTGAACGAGGAGATACGCGCCTACATGCAGGCGAGGTCAGGACGCCCGCTGTGGCCGGAGGAGCAGATGCAGTACGAGCAACTCCTCAGGGAGTGGGCTGCGGCGGTACGAGGGGATATAGCCACGACCGCGTAATATCAGCCAGTGGCCATCGAACTCACAGACGAATTGATCAAGCTGGAAGAAGCCGCCATCGCGGAGCACACGAAAGTGCTGGCCATCCAGGCCGGGCACGGCCGGCCTGCCGACGGCGACGGCTGGACCGATGCCCAGCACACGGCCTGGCAACAGCAGTGGGACGCCTGGCGCACGGCCGCGGAAGCCGTCCAGGCCGCCATCACCGCCCACGCCGAGGCGACCGAGCAGAGCCGCTACGAGGTCGAGCGCGAGCTGAAGCGCAAGGTCCGGCACCCGGAACCCGAGGGTGAGTAGCCCACACCGGAGAAACCACCCCCGGGCCTATTCAGACGACGCGGCGGCACTCGCGCGGGCAGCGTGCGGATGCGCCCCGCTGCGCCCTCCCGCAGGCTGGATGTATGGCCGCGCGCATCGTCATCCAGGAGCCCAGCCCGACGGGCGGCCGGCGGGTGCGCGCCGACGGGCAGATCCTCGGCCTCGCGCACAGCGACCGGGATGTGGTCGAGTTCCTGCGGCGGGCCGGGCTGCCCGACGCCGAGCCGCTGCTCGACGACCCGGCGTGGGTCGAATGGCGCGGCGGACAACCGCACGACTACGGTGGGCCCAGCCTCAGCGCGTGACCGGCGGCCGACTATCCGGATCTCCACCCACCGAGTCGATCAGGCGGCGAAGGCGGCTGACCTCCGCGAGAAGGTCCCGCAACGCAGCACGCGTACCTTCCGCGGCTAGGCTGCCCTCCCGGGCAAGCTCCTCGTCGAGCTGCCGGATGCGGGCTTCGCGGTTCGGCGACAGTGGCTCATCAGCATCGGCCTGCAGAACGCGATATCGGGGTGTCCAGCACCGTTCGGCCATGCTGCATCCTCCGCCGAGTATGCACAAGATCGCCACTGTTCCGACCTCGCCGACACGACGAAGCGCCCCGCCCCTGCCGGAGCAGGGGCGGGGCGTATTCACTTCTTCTTCCGGTCAGGTTCGAGCGCGGTAGAAGTGCTGGACTGAGTCTGCTCTGGCGTAGGGGCTCCGTCGCGGCGGCATACGAGCGCGTCCGGGTCGCCGAGCGGGGCCTGGAGGGAGTAGCCGGCTGGGCAGGTCTGGCCGTCGCGCCCGGTTGCGCCGTCCTTGCCCGCCGGTCCGGCCGGGCCAGGCTGGCCCTGCGGCCCTTGGGGCCCGGGCTGACCAGCATCGCCGTCCGTGCCCGCAGCACCGTCCGCGCCGTCGATTCCCGAGGCGCCCGCCTTCCCGGCCGTGCCGGAGGCACCCTTCACACCGGTCGGCCCCGCGGGCCCGGGGGAGCCCGCAGAGCCGACCGGGCCGGGAGCACCTCGGGGACCGGTCGGTCCATGTACGGTCCGGCCCGGGTCGCCGCGGTTGCCGGGCGGGCCCGCGACCGGCCGGCCGCCGAGCGCCTGAACCTGCCGGGCGAGCGCATCGCGCGCCCCGTTCGCGGTCTGCAGCTCACCGTGCAAGTCGACGACCTGCACGGCCAACCAGGCCATGCCACTGAGAAACAGCAGAACAGTGATCACGGCGAGCCACTCAGCGCGCGGCAGCCCGGTGGCCTTGTGCTGGGTGCTCATTTCGCGATCACCGCCCACACCGAGATTGCCGCGGCCAACAGGCCCATCAGTACAGGCAAGATCATCTGATAGAGACGAGCCTGCCGTTCACGCTCCCGTCGGTCACGCTCGGCCAACTGGTACTGCTCGAAGGCCCGCTCCAGCGTCTCCCGCGCATCCTCGGCCTTCTGCAAATCCTGGCTCAGAGCGGTGATGCGCTGGTCGGTGTACGCGGACTGCAGGCTGTAGACCTCGGTGGACACGACCTTGTCCAGGCGCG includes:
- a CDS encoding helix-turn-helix domain-containing protein; this translates as MTIGHTDTRAGAMSNPAGAKRFGEVLRTRRSAAGYSCRGLARALSYTPGWISRVENGKVPPGHDFATRCDALLGTGTELVTLAQAAQPDVHGLLRPAQLPPRASHFVGRDRDLFALDSSLKTPATADGSYIIAIDGPAGVGKSTLAVQWAHKIAHKFAGGVFFADLQGHALDGRPVAPAQVLERFLLSVGVAADRIPPGLEERAAIVRTLAEGRPTLFVLDNAADADQVEPLLVGAPASVVIVTSRRRLTRLTVRTGAHRVCLGPMDPAESADLLSAVIGPRADSDPEAVRALAARCAHLPLALRIAAERLAGHPYRTVAGSVAELDAGRLDALADAGDPHLAIRPILAGSYQDLEPEAARAFCLFGLYPGATISTDAAAALLRRERGRARRLLDALVAVHLLEEVGADRFRAHDLLREYAAELAAELSEECRTAAVARLVGWYAHTVDRANYVIAPQRPIELLVDPPIGTHPLGFTTPEDASQWCDDEAENLLPIIRLATRHTLSAAWQIPTRLWNWLLVRKPWSLWIDSHEVGLQAAVASGDREAEAWVSLNLADGWRQTGDTDRARHYAQDALRIREQLGDHHGQGWCEACLGFIATDEAELEQARSHFDAALGHFQMSGDRHGQGVLLACLAETHAHLGHPDRAQTAFDASLALARALGDHYGEGMLWTRRAGAHRARGELDDALTCLDRRITSGQAAADEWGIADAYEQRGDILAELGREGEARAAWQRALQIFSALEDPRAAALRERLGATRPPEP
- a CDS encoding recombinase family protein; its protein translation is MKPLALIYDRNATRSHAILDMRLEGCRTYARRHDWQIADEWVDRGDDALSPERPRLTALLEIMRTQAPRRPVICLVHTWDRLARDGDLRLALQQRVAKAGGYVATTFDESDERSHAALVNRSDG
- a CDS encoding helix-turn-helix domain-containing protein produces the protein MPGNVRLKSARVAAGYASQRALADALGVDPRQVRRWESDNPPWPQAPIQKELTRLLGQDMRALGFTPPEGHEPASPRRQSPANIPVEGSLPVVPSHPPTTMQPPSVAEDFAAVTRAHRRMYWSVAPATLHPAALAHTTLGCALLSETAGETRRAVAAALAETYLLAGRIEFFDLRLPDSAGPTLLRALQAAGEADDHLLGAAILAHTAFIPGWSGDREAAVERMVAARTYARRGSAPPPLMAWLDAVEAECETRCGNVRTALHLLQHAEDTLAAASHADGEAMPEWMDWFSRTRLAAFKGNTQLRAGHLPQARTTLLGVLDELPPTEAKQATVVLGDLAAVEAAAGRPEAACEFARRALEQLETTWYATGMDRIREVRRALAPHQHEQCVRDLDERLYGWTTTVSALAR
- a CDS encoding HAD family hydrolase, producing the protein MIRAVVFDVGECLVDETREYGTWADWLGVPRHTFHAMFGAVIAQGRDYREVFQEFQPGFDLYEQRQARADAGQPEHFDEGDLYPDVRPALAQLRADGLWLGIAGNQTVRAGSILRELFTEDVDLIGTSDDWGASKPDPLFFERVAEVVPYENNEILYVGDRVDNDLRPGAACGMHTALIHRGPWATIQWNTAEARELPTFRIESLADLSEAIKKFNARER
- a CDS encoding collagen-like domain-containing protein — its product is MSTQHKATGLPRAEWLAVITVLLFLSGMAWLAVQVVDLHGELQTANGARDALARQVQALGGRPVAGPPGNRGDPGRTVHGPTGPRGAPGPVGSAGSPGPAGPTGVKGASGTAGKAGASGIDGADGAAGTDGDAGQPGPQGPQGQPGPAGPAGKDGATGRDGQTCPAGYSLQAPLGDPDALVCRRDGAPTPEQTQSSTSTALEPDRKKK